agacagacagacagacagacagacagacagacagacagacagacagacagacagacagacagacagacagacagacagacagacagacagacagacagacagacagacagacagacagacagacagacagacagacagacagacagacagacagacagacagacagacagacagacagacagacagacagacagacagacagacagacagacagacagaccagaCCAgacaagacagacagacagaccagaCAGCACAGACAGAACAGACAGACAGTATACAcccacttttttaaagcgggggttaAAAATATAATCCCAAAGTCAACATAACATCATACATGTAGAGTAAAATTATGTCCACAGGAAGTTAACAGTAAAATGTGAAATTTTAGCTACAACTTTTTTTTGTGTGCATAATTTGTGTTTAAGTCAAAATCTTGAATAAATCCCATCTTGCCAATTTGAACCAGAGGAACGTTAGAATCAACAGCATGGAAGACATGAACATTGAATCAAGATCTTGTCAAGACTATGTTCTAGGAATTATGAAATCAAATCCCTGTGAAAATAACCTTTTTAATTTACGATTTATCTCCTGAAAATTATTTATCAATCAACTCTTTATTGTCAAAAACTTGACACAGTTTTATACCtagtcatcatggtcatgttTCCTTTATGTTTAAAGCTTGAAACTATTTTAAGTCAAAGAGAGATAATAAGTTTATAAATTTCATGATGGATGACCATGTGAAAAGTTGTAATTGTTAGTCACTGAAAAGATGAAATTTATATAGATCATTCATTGGGACATTGGCTGTCAAATTTGTGTTCACTGATGTGACTCAAATTCTCATGTTGGATTTATAACATACATAAAACATAATTCAaacatgcacatacatgtattactCCAACCTGGATTTTCCTTTTGAGAAAATATGCTTAAGTCTTTTTATTTcagtaaactttttaaacatataatataataattcCTTATAACATAACAAATCTTACTTTTTGTCCATGtaaagtaaaataattatataacttaCTTTTTGTCCATGtaaagtaaaataattatataacttaCTTTTAGAAAGCTTGTAGCTATAGAGAATTTGACCATTTGTTCTCTACCATCCTCTCCAAGATCAATAAGTAATGTCTGCCAAGCCACCTCATTAAATACCTCCTCTCCTGACTGTGAACTCAAGATTACTGATTCATCCTATAATGATAAAATTTATATCTGAGTTAATagtagatttttttgaaaatatgtaaGATACAATGAACATAGACCACTGTTGGGGATACTAGGGGGAGAGTCTAAACCCAAAGTCCCCACTCACTCTAAGTaggcaaattaaaaatattgatgGAACACTAGTTAAGTATCAAAATCAggatttgacattttttactccAAAATTGTAATTGTCGGGCAGGAGTAATTTTTTTATCCATGCAGAACTTAAAGCAAGAAGTACAGGTAAGAGAAACTGTTAATTCCTTTATGTATGTTTACATATGTCATCATGTTTTTTCCTGAAAAAGTATAGGGCTGTTAGGGAAcactatttattttcaattttttaatcatttaaatcaTTTGTGTTATCACTATCATTATGCAATTCTAATAACAAATATAAGAAGAATATGACTAAGGATACAGATGCCCCAAGTTAAAAAGGGGGATGAGTGTTCATGGTCTAAAACATTAAATGACTTACAACCCAAATACGAACTCTGTCTATGTGTTGTGGTTCTTAGCATTGCGTTTATGAGTTCATCAAATTTGGATGATGAGACAAACTTAAGAcgttaaaaattagaaaaatgtcAATGGAAAAAACTCTAGTACAGTAAGCTACTCACACCGACCAAATTTAAACTTTGTCTGTCTGTTTTGGTTcttagcattgtgtatgagtttcataaatTTGGGTGAGGAAAATTTAAGCTAGAGTGTGGAAATGAATATGGGATGGACAGATGGACCAGCAAACTTGTTTAATATCGTACTTTacaaatttgattatttttttaaagatttgaccCACCTGTTGATGCAAGATCTCTGGGCTTGTTGACACTGTCTGCTTTTGTAACTGTTGATTGTCTTTTATGCTTCCTGGACTCTGAAAAAcatatgaatttttatatttaattgagaaatataaaaaaactagaggctctaaagagcctgtgtcgcttaccttggtctatgtgcatattaaacaaaggacacaaatggattcatgacaaaattgtattttggtgatggtgatgtgtttgaagttcttactttactgaacattcttgcttctaaCAATTATATCtgtaatgaactttgcccattaggaacagagaaaaatatttggtaaaaatttacataaatttaccaaattaatgaaaattgttaaaaattgactataaagggcaataactccttaaggggtcaattgaccatttaggtcatgtggacttatttgtagatcttactttgatgaacattatcgctgtttacagtttatagctatctataatagtattcaagataataaccaaaaacagcaaaatttctttaaaaattaccaattggagggcagcaacccaacaaccggttgtccaattcatttgaatatttcagggcagatatatattgacttgattaacaatttaactccttgtcagatttcctctaaatgatttgggtttcagagttaaaagcaaaaaactacattttacccctgttctatttttagccgtggtggccatcttggttggatggccaggtcatcggacacatttttcaaacaaggtacctcaaagatgattgtggccaagtttgaattaatttggcccagtagtttcagaagagaagatttttgtaaaagataactaagatttacgaaaaatgattaaaaattgactataaagggcaataactccttaaggggtcaactgaccatttcggtcaagttgacttatttgtaaatctaactttgctgaacattattcctgtttacagtttatctctatctataataatattcaagataataaccaaaaacggcaaaaatttcatcaaaattaccaattcaggggcagcaacccaacaacaggttgaccgattcatctgaaaatttcagggcagatagatcttgacctgataaacatttttaccccacatcagatttcctctaaatgctttggtttttgagttataagccaaaaactgcattttacccctatgttctatttttagccgtggcggccatcttggttggttgaccgggtcacgccacacattttttaaactagataccccaaagatgattgtggccaagtttggattaatttggcccagtagtttcagaggagaagatttttgtaaaagattacttatatttatgaaaaatggttaaaaattgactataaagggcaataactcctaaaggggtcaactgaccatttcggtcatgttgacttatttgtaaatctaactttgccgaacattattgctgtttacagtttatctctatctataataatattcaagataataaccaaaaacagcaaaatttcctcaaaatgaccaattcaggagcagcaacccaacaacgggttgaccgattcatctgaaaatttcagggcagatagatcttgacctgatcaacatatttaccccatgtcagatttcctctaaatgctttggtttttgagttataagccaaaaactgcattttacccctatgttctatttttagccatggcggccatcttggttggttggccgggtcaccggacacattttttaaactagataccccaatgatgattgtggccaagtttggtttaatttggcccagtagtttcagaggagaagatttttgtaaaagttaacgacgacggacgacgacggacgcaggacgacgacggacgcaggacgacggacgccggacgcaaagtgatgggaaaagctcacttggcccttcgggccaggtgagctaaaaatgtagcCATTGTGAGCATGGTGAATGATAGCTTATCTCCACAATTTCTTTATAATCTAAATGATTGTATTTTCATTGTCATCTAAAACATGGTGTACTATATAAATCATCATAGGTTAAATACCCATCATTGTATAACTTAATCAGGTGATTTCAGGATCACTTATTTAAGTGCTGGTGATGATGGCAATAAAAAATGTTAGCAAAAACAACTTAGATTCTTTAAAACTACTTTTAACTTAGTAAATTAATATGTAAAGTATAGTTGGTTAGTTTTTCCACGAGTGCCTATTATCTTAGTTAAGAAGGAGTGGTCAACTAGACATTCATATGCTTGAGGATACCAAACTATACTTGATTGCATAAGTTTCCTTACAATCCTTGGCAACAGTCCGGCAGGACCTGGGAATTTCCTCTTTGTTCTAACAGGAGTCTTTAGATGGCTTTCTTCATGCTGTCTAGTTTTACTCTGTCTTGTAAAATGACTTGCTGGTTCCTGGTTCTCTGTTACTACAATGTGCTGGGATACTGCTGGTACTCTAGCCTGTGTATGGTGTGTTTCACTTATCCTGGAATCTTGTCTTATTTCCTGTTGACAGTTTGTATTCTGAATCTGTTTCTCTGGTCTTAACCTTTTGTTAGATGATTGATGATCAGACTCAGAGGATAATCTTTTCATACAGCCACTAGCATTCCCATCCTTTGCAGGAGTTCTCCTATCTGTTATATCATCCAGTGGTAGGTccttaaactagaggctctaaagagcctgtgtcgctcaccttggtctatgtgcatattaaacaaaggacacaaatggattcatgacaaaattgtattttggtgatggtgatgtgtttgaagttcttactttactgaacattcttgcttcttacaattatatctataatgaactttgcccattagtaacagagaaaaatatttggtaaaaatttacataaatttaccaaattaatgaaaattgttaaaaattgactataaagggcaataactccttaaggggtcaattgaccatttaggtcatgcggacttatttgtagatcttactttgatgaacattatcgctgtttacagtttatcgctatctataatagtattcaagataataaccaaaaacagcaaaatttctttaaaaattaccaattggagggcagcaacccaacaaccggttgtccaattcatttgaatatttcagggcagatatatattgacttgcttaacaatttaactccttgtcagatttcctctaaatgatttggtttcagagttataagcaaaaaactacattttacccttatgttctatttttagccgtggtggccatcttggttggatggccaggtcacgccacacatttttcaaacaaagtacctcaaagatgattgtgattaagtttgaattaatttggcccagtagtttcagaggagaagatttttgtaaaagataactaagatttacgaaaaatggttaaaaattgactataaagggcaataactcctaaaggggtcaactgaccatttcggtcatgttgacttatttgtaaatcttactttgatgaacattattgctgtttacagtttatctctatctataataatattcaagataataaccaaaaacagcaaaatttcctcaaaatgaccaattcaggggcagcaacccaacaacgggttgaccgattcatctgaaaatttcagggcagatagatcttgacctgataaacatatataccccgtcagatttcctctaaatgctttggtttttgagttataagccaaaaactgcattttacccctatgttctatttttagccgtggcggccatcttggttagttgaccgggtcacgccacacattttttaaactagatatcccaaagatgattgtggccaactttggattaatttggcccattagtttcagaggagaagatttttgtaaaagattacttagatttatgaaaaatggttaaaaattgactataaagggcaataactccttaaggggtcaactgaccatttccgtcatgttgacttatttgtaaatctaactttgctgaacattattgctgtttacagtttatctctatctataataatattcaagataataaccaaaaacggcaaaatttcctcaaaattaccaattcagggtcagcaacccaacaacaggttgaccgattcatctgaaaatttcagggcagatagatcttgacctgataaacatttttacccccatcagatttcctctaaatgctttggtttttgagttataagccaaaaactgcatattcccctatgttctatttttagccgtggcggccatcttagttggttgacagggtcaagccacacattttttaaactagataccccaaagatgattgtggccaagtttggattagtttggcccagtagtttcagaggagaagatttttgtaaaagattacttggatttatgaaaaatggttaaaaattgactataaagggcaataactcctaaaggggtcaactgaccatttcggtcatgttgacttatttgtaaatttaactttgccgaacattattgctgtttacagtttatctctatctataataatattcaagataataaccaaaaacagcaaaatttcctcaaaatgaccaattcaggggcagcaacccaacaacgggttgaccgattcatctgaaaatttcagggcagatagatcttgacctgataaacatatttaccccttgtcagatttcctctaaatgctttggtttttgagttataagccaaaaactgcattttacccttatgttctatttttagccgtggcggccatcttggttggttgaccgggtcacgccacacattttttaaactagataccccaatgatgattgtggccaagtttggttcaatttggcccagtagtttcagaggagaagatttttgtaaaagttaacgacgacggacgacggacgacgacggacgacagacgacggacgacgacgacgccggacgccggacgcaaagtgatgggaaaagctcacttggcccttcgggccaggtgagctaaaaaagaaaaactaaaaataagtaataaattattataatagaaaggctttaaaaatgattttgtcaTATATAGTCATCAACATTCACCAAGTGCACATGAGTTGTAGTCTCATGAAAACAAGGGAATTTTAATAGGGTTTTTATTTATAGAAACATTTATTGATTATCccttttttttctatgtagcattttttttatttttcatttctttattttcaaagatcagccgTTTtacatgtaagcctatggagcagtcaattacaagactgcaaccatTCGATTCTGAATGAAAACCAGAAGACTGGATGTTTCAATATGATTGTACATTATGGAATGAATTCTGAATTACAATACCAAATTTCTTCAGATATTATCAAGTTGCAGTTAATATTCATGTATTTACTTTTCAACTTGTAATACtattaaatattattgataattgCTGTGCTtatgtttcatgtgtttaatggCATGAATAATGTTCAGTTTAACGTCTTGTCTTGTACCCGTTTAAAAAGGGACATGCTGATTGTGCAAGTCATCAATATAAGCATGTGTTCgacttgtgatttttttctttattactggagtaaacattcatttttttaatcaatcttTCCATTTGCTGCAAACGTAATTAAATAATGCAATCTGTCATCTATCTAGTTCTTCTGTCAGGTGTGTTAATCTACCTGTACAAGTGATTAATGATCTTTAGCCGGATATCCCTCAGAGCTTGAAAACTGTATCAAGAGTACCCTTTGGATTACAATACAATAACCTACGGGTTAATTGTTTATAGCTACTAACAAAAATGGCAGAGACTAGAAAGGGGGTCTCAATgtggggttccgatcccggatcccgcttactgttttgttagattcctgtatcccgcttacactatgtgcgtatgcaattctcatttttttgtaatttcccgggtcccgcaagacctcatttcgttttcacgacacaataatttgacctTCACGTTTCACGCTAacgaaaaatcggcaatcccgcatcacgcttagaccccaatgagacccactagaAAAAACACACAAATTTTGACATTGGCGGaagataatttattatttaaggtttatcataacaaatggacacaTATGGCCATATTTTCACTTGAAAAACCACTCTGTTTACAGACTTATCTGtgcagtttggaaagttttaaggcatccactagatatatatatataaaagttaaatttattttgcataacagAAAGATAATTAACTACCCCTAAAGTTACATAGGGACCATTAAAGTAAAACAAGGTCGAAAATTATAGTTAGTTTAATAAACAAACCTCCCAAAAGTTATCATCATCATCTGgaatttcaaacattttgattGAAAGATGGATCTTTAGTATTTAATTTCACCGCTCTTGCATCAATGTGTGTACTTTGTAAACTTCGTCACGAATAGTGGGGCAGAACACATATCCGGTTTTATTTTACAACCTTGGTCCTCACAGTTGGATTGCACTGTCAGCGTTGTCTGAGTAATAACTTACATATAATGACACGACTTATTTATAATAGTTAGAGACCAGCACGTGTAGCATGATTAACTCTGAAGGGaatcgtttattttttttctgtcaaaatcgCAGGGACCACTCACTTAATTATATGCCACGGGTCAAGTCGGACCAAGATCCGTCGGCCTAAAATCCCAaccaatataaattataaaaaagaagatgtggtatgattgccaatgagacaactgtcccccaagagaccaaaatgacacagacattaacaactataggtcactgtacggccttcaacaatgagcaaagcccataccgcatagttagctataaaaggccccgataagacaatgtaaaacaattcaacaagaaaactaactgccttatttaaataagaaatgaatgaataacaaatatgtaacacataaacaaacgacaaccactgaattacaggctcctgacttgggacgggcacatacataaataatgtggcaagACCAGTTGGGTCGGTTAATGAGACACTTCAGATCGTCTGTAAACTGTACGCTTACTGACTGTCAGTTGAGTTTATGATTTCATGCTGATGCAGCTTGACTTAcaaaatataaagtattacaTGAGGCACAATCTGGATTTCGATCTAACCACTCATGTCAGACAGCCCTTACCAAATTAATTGACACCTGGCTCAAATGTATTGATAATGGTAATGTTGTAGGAACAGTCTTTCTAGATTTAAAAAAGGCATTTGATCTCGTTAATCACACCATTCTCTGCcataaattacatttatacaaaGTCTCTTATCATTCAATAAAATGGTTTGAGTCGTACCTgtctaatagaaaacaaaaagtgTGCTCTGGTAATACAGCCTCAGAATCTAAATGCATCAAATATGGGGTTCCCCAAGGGTCCATTTTAGGTCCCCTTTTGTTTGTCTTATTCATAAATGACATGACTTTAGAAGCCACTCATACAGCCATTgatatgtatgctgatgatacaacaCTTCATACATATGGAACAAATAAGGAAGTGATAGAAAGGAAACTAAATTACGATGCCAACACCATAAATAATTGGTGTCTGAACAATAGGATGGTTATAAATCCCTTAAAAACTACTTCTATGTTGATTGGAACAAATAAGAAAAGGACTATGCTAGGAaatgatatgaatatatgtatacaaGATAGCCCAATCACACCCGTTGAAATACAGAAACTTTTGGgtgtatatattgacaaaaatttgGACTGGAAATTTCAAATTGACTATGTATGTAAAAACTTAAGTTCTCGTATCGCACTGCTATCTagaattaagaaatttttggatatAAGTAGTAGAAAGCTGTTttataatgcttatattctgcccatatttgatttttgttgctcAATATGGGGAAATTGCTATGAGGATGGATATAACAAAATTCTTAAAATGCAGAAAAGAGCTGCAAGGATTATACTTGATGCACCAATACTAACACctagtataaatttatttaaagagcTAAAGTGGTTGAATTTCAAATCTAGAATTTCCTATCATAAACTTATTCTTGTTCATAAAATTCTAAACGATAAAGCACCTGATTACTTAAAGGAACTCTGTTGTCCAATTGTTAACCTACATAGTAGAAATCTAAGGTCATCTGCAAATAATAATTTAGCTGTTGTACGACCGAACACAAATTCAATGAAGAAATCTTTTGCATATAGCTCATCTATACTTTGGAATAAACTAccaaatgaacatgatgaaataaaatgttgtgaaaacctggacacttttaaacaaaaatgtgttgatttcttgactataaatgatttataacaacttactcaaatattctaatgatttgtatgttatgtatatatatgaatttatttttctcttgttcTACAGACAGTTTATAGTTAGTATGAATAGTGCATTTACATAATATGTTAGAAACTGTaagctttgtaatatttgtactgtttgttctttgtgagggcctcaaggtagattagcgaaagctaattgagtcaccctctttaaataaagtcattacttacttacttacttacttacttatgttttacattaaacaaaaaaatccaagtattataagaataagaatattttatttccaattaacaGAAACCTATAAAGAGCTTTCATCACATACAAGTATATAAGATTATACAATCTTTACaatattatattgtttgtttcatttttgtcaaaCATTTGTACACTACCTGCCACGAATTagcctaaatgtggtgcttaaaagtggtgtgcaaaaaccaaaaatcaaatcaaattgtaCACTACCAATGtgaattaggagataactgtattgtattttaagctccgacggcatcaattggggatttgatggtcgcaaattaagtttactggcgacgctaatacatcattacatgtttatataacatgtataaaataatgaataaaagaaCTGAAGTTATGGGGTTGTGAGCACATACATGTAGTGATGTCTATAGGTTTCAAATGATGTTTGTTGagttagagttacttcccttggcAATGCTGAAGGGATAAACAAAAGTCTTACAAGAGATTCTTACTACTACTAGATTGTAGTAATGAATATTAAAGCAGGTCCaacaaaaatgaaattgtttagaaaagtcctTTTCTATAGTCTAGCACTCAGTATAACAAGTTGAAGTTAGATGTAGGAATAAAgttgaaatattattttgtttaaaggtaaaaatattttatgtatctTTTCAGGTTCAAGATGAACATTTCAAAAAGTGTTTTGCTATTGAAAAGCAGAACAAGCAAAAGTGTATTATATGTTCATAACAGAATAAATGTGTCTTTGTCATCATGCTGTCAGTGTTTACATAACCAGAACAATAATACATTCAGCCAATCAAGGAAGTTCTCTAGTGGATACCATTTCAGTCATAATAAACTAAATGGTAGAAAATTTTTGCAACCAAATTTCTTTCTAGAACAATCTTTAAAAACTTCATTTACTGGTATCAGACAGCACAACTTTCCTCCAGATGGCAGCTGTTTTAAAGGGAAGGATGTTTATAGGAAACAAACAAGAAACTTGAGTGTAACACCAAAAGCTATTTTAGATGCATCACCAAAAAGTTTACAGCCATATCTGAGACTTATCAGATTTGATAAACCAATAGGTAATTtctcatttaccatgtttactgtaaattcagaaattgttgcgtgtatttatattgcttttttgtcattttagactgaaatgtgatttattttttttgagaTATTCATAAAAATCATGTAAGAttcatatataaagaaaaaaaaataatgtgagttttaattattgGGATTATAATCCTGTCACATTTTTTcgcaatacatgtaataaaaatattgcaattatttctgaatttacagtaatttaaaaaaaaaaacttgataattAATATAAGTATTTTCATGACAACACACAGTCATGCTTATTAGGCATCATtaatttaaacagaaaaacaatggAACAGTTGTTTACAATTCAAGATAGCGACAGAAGTGTGaatatgattatttaaaaaatttaacaaaaaattattGGGGACAAAATCATCAAAATGACATGTAAAACTATTCATGCTATTGGAGACAAAATCATCAATCACAAAGTCCAATGAAGTCAGCCACTGTATTGTGATGTCCAGGTACAACAAACATTACAAATGCTGgctataaaattattttaatgataatttttggTCTAATTTGAAAGTGACATGTATACAAATACAATTATAACTGGTGTCAGTGACTTATTTTAGGAACTTGGTTGTTGTACTGGCCATGTACATGGAGCATAGGTTTAGCTGCAGCACCAGGTCATCTTCCTGACCTTTGGCTTTTGACCTTGTTTGGAGCAGGTGCATTCTTCATGAGAGGTGCTGGCTGTATTGTTAATGATATGTGGGACAGAGATATTGATAAAAAGGTGAATGATAATgactacatttgaaaaaaaaataaaaatatgtgcaCATCAGTCCCATTGTATTGACAATGTGGCCAAATGAAAAGGGTGGATTTGACAAGGGGGTTACAATACTATTTCCCTTTAGGGAAATGACCCTTTAACCAGTGGGAACTTTTAAGAGGGACTGTAGTTTTGACTCTTTACATTTGATAATTTCCACTGATCAAAGAAACTGATAGTGTAGGTGGGGCAATTGTATgctatggacatattcttgttttgcTATGTGATTTCATACCTCTTTTTTTCCACCTGAAACAGGCTTCAATGAAACAAATTAAAGCTTGCTTtaccttaatcatgttaatggtcCAATACCAATGACATGTATATGGGATTAATCTGATCCACAACCCTGGATATCTCTTATTTAGTTGTATCAGATCTCTCCCCAATGTTAACATTTACTTGTCAGATCCTAACCTGAAAGTAATTGATGTAAAAGAATGtccaaatttgatatttttgaataTGGCATGTAAAACAACAGAGACAAAATCATCACTatattttgatatacaacaaATGCTAGTCTGACATAGATATAATAGTGAATTTATATGAAGGAAGAAAATTTATTGTTAAACAGGTTGAAAGAACCAAACTTAGACCTTTAGCCAGTGGAGAATTAACGTACTTCCAGGGTTTGTGTTGTCTTGGTGGGATGTTGTCTGTTTCACTAGGAATACTTCTACAGTTAAATTGGTACAGGTATGTAACTTTGTGTTTGTCCATTCATATTGCAGaaaaacagtattaaaacatgAGATTCGTATGTCCAATAGCCATAAAGTtggtaaaaaatattaaaaaggccCAATATCTGCGTGC
This sequence is a window from Mytilus edulis chromosome 1, xbMytEdul2.2, whole genome shotgun sequence. Protein-coding genes within it:
- the LOC139510443 gene encoding 4-hydroxybenzoate polyprenyltransferase, mitochondrial-like, whose amino-acid sequence is MNISKSVLLLKSRTSKSVLYVHNRINVSLSSCCQCLHNQNNNTFSQSRKFSSGYHFSHNKLNGRKFLQPNFFLEQSLKTSFTGIRQHNFPPDGSCFKGKDVYRKQTRNLSVTPKAILDASPKSLQPYLRLIRFDKPIGTWLLYWPCTWSIGLAAAPGHLPDLWLLTLFGAGAFFMRGAGCIVNDMWDRDIDKKVERTKLRPLASGELTYFQGLCCLGGMLSVSLGILLQLNWYSVVLGAASMVLVVTYPLAKRVTFWPQAMLGVTLNWGVLIAWSAIQGSIQTPVASLYLASVLYTMIYDSIYSHQDKYDDMLIGVKSTALKFGDKTKHWLTGFGTIMIGGLTLTGVALDQTWPYYTGVSITAAHLAYQLYTVDLNNADDCAAKFRSNTGLGFVMFIGIVTGTLMKTQKNKNDQLDNVE